DNA from Pseudomonadota bacterium:
AAGGCTGAAGATTATGGTAAACACGACATAAAAGTACGGATATCAAGCGTTAATGGGGCAGAAATTGTTTACCCATTAAACATCGACCTTAGTAAAATTACTGAGTAAATACAACAAATTGGCAAGATAATATCATCTTTTTGATATAAGACTAATAAGGCCATATACGAACCTATCGCCCATAAATAAAAATAGTAGTGCACATAAAGCAAGCAAGGGGCCAAAGGGGATTGCATACTTTGTATCTTTACCTTTTATCAGCATTATGGGCAAACCGATCAACGCACCCAATATTGAACCGGCTAAA
Protein-coding regions in this window:
- a CDS encoding A24 family peptidase, which produces ALYGIFLGGGILFVIAYGYQLLRKREGMGGGDIKLLGMIGAFCGIKGAIFSFLAGSILGALIGLPIMLIKGKDTKYAIPFGPLLALCALLFLFMGDRFVYGLISLISKR